One window of the Hyperolius riggenbachi isolate aHypRig1 chromosome 5, aHypRig1.pri, whole genome shotgun sequence genome contains the following:
- the CEBPD gene encoding CCAAT/enhancer-binding protein delta — MTALSMSLDARSLSPYAAWCMEPNFYEQRVSGTPGHCKPRPLGEETEPPVGSSSNLAELSAAPAIYDDESAIDFSSYIDSMAAVPNLELCNDELFADLFNSKHGERTEGGGGGDYLSGLLAPHFPGSSARTHAAQVKREPEWSDSDLSSSLPCQIATCAQTSMSLQPTPPTSPEPSSAASSACPSPSSTPSNTCGKDRSSKKSVDRFSPEYRQRRERNNIAVRKSRDKAKKRNTDMQQKLVELSSENEKLHKRIELLTRDLTNLRHFFKQLPPTATAGTFLSGLGGIDCR, encoded by the coding sequence ATGACCGCCCTGTCCATGAGCCTGGACGCCCGCTCTCTGTCTCCATATGCAGCCTGGTGCATGGAGCCCAACTTCTACGAGCAGCGGGTGAGCGGCACCCCGGGCCACTGCAAGCCCCGGCCCCTGGGCGAGGAGACGGAGCCGccggtgggcagcagcagcaacctgGCCGAGCTCAGCGCAGCTCCAGCCATCTACGATGATGAGAGCGCCATAGACTTCAGCTCCTACATAGACTCTATGGCCGCCGTGCCCAACCTGGAGCTCTGCAATGACGAGCTCTTCGCGGATCTGTTCAACAGCAAGCACGGCGAGCGGACTGAGGGCGGCGGCGGAGGGGACTACCTGAGCGGGCTGCTGGCGCCGCACTTCCCCGGGAGCTCCGCCAGGACGCACGCCGCGCAGGTGAAGCGAGAGCCCGAGTGGAGTGACAGCGACCTGTCCTCTTCCCTGCCCTGCCAGATCGCTACCTGCGCCCAGACCAGCATGAGCCTGCAGCCCACCCCGCCCACCTCTCCGGAGCCCTCCAGCGCAGCCAGCTCCGCCTGCCCGTCCCCCTCCAGCACGCCCAGCAACACCTGCGGCAAGGACAGGTCCTCCAAGAAGTCTGTGGACCGCTTCAGCCCGGAGTaccggcagcggcgggagcgcaacAACATCGCCGTGCGGAAGAGCCGGGATAAGGCGAAGAAGCGCAACACTGACATGCAGCAGAAGCTGGTGGAACTGTCATCCGAGAACGAGAAGCTGCACAAGCGCATTGAGCTGCTCACCCGGGACTTAACCAACCTGCGGCACTTCTTCAAGCAGCTGCCCCCCACAGCCACGGCCGGCACCTTCCTCTCCGGCCTGGGCGGCATTGACTGTCGGTAA